A stretch of the Azorhizobium caulinodans ORS 571 genome encodes the following:
- a CDS encoding peroxiredoxin has protein sequence MTLRLGDTVPDFTAQTTEGPISFHEWLGNSWGILFSHPKNFTPVCTTELGQVAHLKGEFDKRNVKVIGLSVDTIENHPAWVADIKDATGANLNFPLIADSDKKVSDLYDLIHPNASDTATVRSVFVIGPDKKLKLTLTYPASTGRNFQEILRVVDSLQLTAQHSVATPVDWKQGDDVIIVPSVSDEAAKEKFPEGWKTVKPYLRVVRQPGTASA, from the coding sequence ATGACGCTCCGCCTTGGCGATACGGTTCCCGACTTCACCGCCCAGACCACCGAGGGGCCCATCAGCTTTCACGAGTGGCTCGGCAATTCGTGGGGCATCCTGTTCTCGCATCCGAAGAACTTCACCCCCGTCTGCACCACCGAGCTGGGGCAGGTGGCGCATCTGAAGGGCGAGTTCGACAAGCGCAACGTGAAGGTCATCGGCCTGTCCGTGGACACGATCGAAAACCATCCGGCCTGGGTCGCGGACATCAAGGACGCCACCGGCGCGAACCTGAATTTCCCGCTCATCGCCGACAGCGACAAGAAGGTCTCCGACCTCTATGACCTGATCCATCCGAATGCGAGCGACACCGCCACCGTGCGGTCCGTCTTCGTCATCGGGCCGGACAAGAAGCTGAAGCTGACGCTGACCTATCCGGCGAGCACGGGCCGCAACTTCCAGGAAATCCTGCGCGTGGTGGATTCGCTCCAGCTCACCGCCCAGCATTCCGTCGCCACGCCGGTGGACTGGAAGCAGGGCGATGACGTCATCATCGTCCCCTCCGTCTCCGACGAGGCGGCCAAGGAGAAGTTCCCGGAAGGCTGGAAGACGGTGAAGCCCTATCTGCGCGTCGTGCGCCAGCCCGGCACCGCCTCCGCCTGA
- a CDS encoding DUF6460 domain-containing protein has product MAEGNNQLSRFLGGSPVSVLLRLIILCIVVGVILAALGLDPAHLLESFRRLIETVFSLGFDTVERIWRYFLLGAVVVIPLWLISRLFRSGR; this is encoded by the coding sequence ATGGCAGAGGGCAACAACCAGCTTTCCCGGTTTCTCGGCGGCTCGCCGGTCTCGGTTCTGCTGCGCCTCATCATCCTGTGCATCGTGGTCGGGGTGATCCTCGCCGCGTTGGGCCTCGACCCCGCGCATCTGCTGGAGAGCTTCCGCCGCCTCATCGAGACCGTCTTCTCCCTCGGCTTCGATACGGTGGAGCGCATCTGGCGCTATTTCCTGCTCGGGGCGGTGGTGGTCATCCCGCTGTGGCTGATCTCCCGACTTTTCCGGAGCGGGCGGTGA
- a CDS encoding MATE family efflux transporter: MSGSASLPAGPVTHRSVLAIAAPMTLAHLTTPLLGLVATTVVGRLGDAAALGGVALGAVVFDFLFWGFGFLRMGTVGLAAQALGRGDSLEQRAVLARALLLAFACGGAMVLLQWPIGRLARHLAGASPAADAALATYYGVRIWAAPVSLANYALLGWFTGLGRTGHALALQAGINGINIALCVLFVLGLDRGVEGAAEAALWAEAAGTLAGLLLCARLLGFRLEVPRAVVTDRARLMEMFALNRDIMIRTAALLAAFAFFAAQGARAGDVTLAANALLNTMVLLSVYFLDGFATAAEQLCGAASGARDRTAFSTALRLVLGWGYGFAVPAVAFFLLAGPTILGLMSTNGEVVAEAVRYLPFAALLPLFGVAAYAYDGVYVGALWSRDMRNLMLAALAFYLATWWALRPFGNAGLWSALLLFLAARGVLQAWRLPALVRRTFAEG, encoded by the coding sequence ATGAGCGGGTCCGCCTCCCTTCCGGCCGGGCCGGTCACCCATCGCAGCGTGCTGGCCATCGCCGCGCCCATGACGCTCGCCCATCTCACGACGCCTCTGCTTGGGCTCGTCGCCACCACGGTGGTGGGGCGGCTCGGGGATGCGGCGGCGCTGGGCGGCGTCGCGCTCGGTGCGGTGGTGTTCGATTTCCTGTTCTGGGGCTTCGGCTTCCTGCGCATGGGCACGGTGGGCCTCGCCGCGCAGGCGCTGGGGCGCGGCGATAGCTTGGAACAGCGGGCGGTGCTCGCCCGCGCCCTGCTGCTCGCCTTTGCCTGCGGCGGGGCCATGGTGCTCTTGCAATGGCCCATCGGGCGCCTCGCCCGCCATCTCGCCGGTGCCAGCCCCGCAGCGGATGCGGCGCTTGCCACCTATTACGGCGTGCGCATCTGGGCGGCGCCGGTCAGCCTTGCCAATTACGCCTTGCTCGGCTGGTTCACCGGGCTCGGGCGCACGGGACACGCGCTGGCGCTCCAGGCCGGCATCAACGGCATCAATATCGCGCTCTGCGTGTTGTTCGTCCTCGGACTCGATCGCGGTGTCGAAGGGGCGGCTGAAGCGGCGCTCTGGGCCGAGGCGGCGGGCACGCTCGCCGGCCTGCTGCTCTGCGCCCGCCTGCTCGGCTTCCGGCTGGAGGTGCCCCGCGCCGTGGTGACGGACCGCGCCCGGCTGATGGAGATGTTCGCGCTCAATCGCGACATCATGATCCGCACGGCCGCGCTCCTCGCCGCCTTCGCCTTCTTCGCCGCGCAGGGCGCGCGGGCGGGCGACGTGACGCTCGCAGCCAATGCGCTCCTCAACACCATGGTGCTGCTGTCGGTCTATTTCCTCGACGGATTTGCCACCGCCGCGGAGCAGCTCTGCGGCGCCGCCTCGGGGGCGCGGGACCGCACCGCCTTCTCGACCGCGCTGCGGCTGGTGCTCGGCTGGGGTTATGGCTTTGCCGTGCCGGCGGTCGCCTTCTTCCTGCTGGCGGGCCCCACCATCCTCGGGCTCATGAGCACCAATGGGGAGGTGGTGGCCGAGGCGGTGCGCTATCTGCCCTTTGCCGCTCTGCTGCCGCTCTTCGGCGTCGCGGCCTATGCCTATGACGGCGTCTATGTGGGCGCGCTCTGGTCGCGCGACATGCGCAACCTGATGCTGGCGGCGCTGGCTTTCTATCTCGCCACGTGGTGGGCGCTCAGGCCCTTCGGCAATGCCGGGCTCTGGAGCGCACTGCTCCTTTTCCTCGCGGCGCGGGGCGTGCTTCAGGCATGGCGCCTGCCGGCGCTGGTGCGGCGGACCTTTGCCGAAGGCTGA
- a CDS encoding DUF952 domain-containing protein: MSHPCIIYKICPRTLWEAAEAAGRFEGAPVDLADGYIHFSAAEQVRETAAKHFAGKDDLLLVAVDSARLAPHLKWEPSRGGALFPHLYAPLPVTSALWVKPLPMGADGSHIFPQL; this comes from the coding sequence ATGAGCCATCCCTGCATCATCTACAAGATCTGCCCCCGCACGCTGTGGGAAGCCGCCGAGGCGGCGGGACGCTTCGAGGGCGCGCCCGTGGACCTCGCCGACGGCTACATCCATTTCTCCGCCGCCGAGCAGGTGCGCGAGACGGCGGCCAAGCACTTCGCCGGCAAGGACGACCTGCTGCTGGTGGCGGTGGATTCCGCGCGCCTAGCCCCGCATCTCAAGTGGGAGCCCTCGCGCGGTGGGGCGCTGTTCCCCCACCTTTATGCACCGCTGCCGGTGACTTCCGCCCTGTGGGTGAAGCCCCTGCCCATGGGGGCCGACGGCTCGCACATCTTCCCGCAGCTCTGA
- a CDS encoding S24 family peptidase, which translates to MLTHGQIWTAIDRLAEANGLSASGLAKRAGLDSTAFNRSKRITSDGRPRWPSTESVSKILSATNTSMRAFLALLEGEDIGPSGFSEEPAPPFRPQRAIPHIGLAQAGDGGFFDDAGFPVGSGWDEILFPEVEDEHAYALEISGDSMLPLYRPGDLVVVSPAASVRKGDRVVVKTRDGEVLAKELVRRTARTVELRSLNPEYEGRTLAATDVLWIARIIWASQ; encoded by the coding sequence ATGCTGACCCACGGCCAGATCTGGACGGCGATCGACCGGCTCGCCGAGGCCAACGGCCTCTCCGCCTCGGGCCTTGCCAAGCGCGCGGGGCTTGATTCCACCGCCTTCAACCGCTCCAAGCGCATCACCTCCGATGGCCGCCCGCGCTGGCCGTCGACCGAAAGCGTGTCCAAGATTCTCTCCGCGACAAACACGAGCATGCGGGCCTTCCTCGCCCTTCTGGAGGGGGAGGACATCGGCCCCTCCGGCTTCAGCGAGGAGCCGGCGCCGCCCTTCCGGCCGCAGCGTGCCATTCCCCACATCGGCCTCGCGCAGGCGGGTGACGGCGGCTTCTTCGACGATGCCGGCTTTCCGGTGGGCAGCGGCTGGGACGAGATCCTCTTCCCGGAGGTGGAGGACGAGCATGCCTATGCGCTGGAGATTTCCGGCGACAGCATGCTGCCGCTCTACCGGCCCGGCGACCTCGTGGTGGTCTCCCCCGCCGCCTCCGTGCGCAAGGGCGACCGGGTGGTGGTGAAGACCCGTGACGGCGAGGTGCTGGCCAAGGAACTGGTGCGCCGCACCGCCCGCACCGTGGAACTGCGCTCCCTCAATCCGGAATATGAGGGCCGCACGCTGGCCGCCACCGACGTGCTCTGGATCGCCCGCATCATCTGGGCGAGCCAGTAG